Proteins from a genomic interval of Schistocerca nitens isolate TAMUIC-IGC-003100 unplaced genomic scaffold, iqSchNite1.1 HiC_scaffold_468, whole genome shotgun sequence:
- the LOC126232353 gene encoding trichohyalin-like, which translates to MRRSGCAEAAAQKRLRRSGCAEAAAQKRLRRNGCADTAAQKRLRRNGCAETAAQKRLRRNGCAETAAQKRLRSNGCAETAAQKRLRRNVCAKTAAQKRLRRNGCAETAAQKRLRRNGCAETAAQKRLRRNGCAETAAQKRLRRNGCAETAAQKQLRRNSCAETAAQKQLRRSSCAETAAQKQLRRNSCAETAAQKQLRRNSAQKQLRRNSCAETAAQIQLRRYSCADTAAQKQLRRNSCAETAAQIQLRRYSCAETAAQKQLRRNSCAETAAQKQLRRNSCTETAAQKQLRRNSCAGTAAQEQLRRNSCAGTAAQEQLRRNSCAGTAAQEQLHRNSCAGTAAQEQLRRNSCAGTAAQKQLRRNSCAETAAQKQRRRNTL; encoded by the coding sequence atgcgcagaagcggctgcgcagaagcggctgcgcagaagcggctgcgcagaagcggctgcgcagaagcagctgcgcagaagcggctgcgcagaaacggctgcgcagatacggctgcgcagaaacggctgcgcagaaacggctgcgcagaaacggctgcgcagaaacggctgcgcagaaacggctgcgcagaaacggctgcgcagaaacggctgcgcagtaacggctgcgcagaaacggctgcgcagaaacggctgcgcagaaacgtatgcgcaaaaacggctgcgcagaaacggctgcgcagaaacggctgcgcagaaacggctgcgcagaaacggctgcgcagaaacggctgcgcagaaacggctgcgcagaaacggctgcgcagaaacggctgcgcagaaacggctgcgcagaaacggctgcgcagaaacggctgcgcagaaacggctgcgcagaaacagctgcgcagaaacagctgcgcagaaacagctgcgcagaaacagctgcgcagaagcagctgcgcagaaacagctgcgcagaagcagctgcgcagaaacagctgcgcagaaacagctgcgcagaaacagctgcgcagaaacagtgcgcagaaacagctgcgcagaaacagctgcgcagaaacagctgcgcagatacagctgcgcagatacagctgcgcagatacagctgcgcagaaacagctgcgcagaaacagctgcgcagaaacagctgcgcagatacagctgcgcagatacagctgcgcagaaacagctgcgcagaaacagctgcgcagaaacagctgcgcagaaacagctgcgcagaaacagctgcgcaggaacagctgcacagaaacagctgcgcagaaacagctgcgcagaaacagctgcgcaggaacagctgcgcaggaacagctgcgcagaaacagctgcgcaggaacagctgcgcaggaacagctacgcaggaacagctgcgcaggaacagctgcgcaggaacagctgcacaggaacagctgcgcaggaacagctgcacaggaacagctgcgcaggaacagctgcgcaggaacagctgcgcagaaacagctgcgcagaaacagctgcgcagaaacagcggcgcagaaacagcggcgcagaaacactctatag
- the LOC126232354 gene encoding trichohyalin-like gives MLLQWSLIRKSETAAQKRLRRNSCAEAAAQKRLRRSGCAEAAAQKRLRRSGCAEAAAQKRLRRNDCAETAAQKRLRRSSCAESAAQNQLRRSSCAEAAAQKQLRRNSCAEAAAQIQLRRYSCAETAAQKRLRRNGCADTAAQKRLRRNGCAETAAQKRLRRSGCAEAAAQKRLRRSGCAETAAQIRLRRNGCAETAAQKRLRRNGCAETAAQKRLRRNVCAETAAQKRLRRNGCAETAAQKRLRRNGCAETAAQKRLHRNGCAETAAQKRLRRNGCAETAAQKRLRRNGCAETAAQKQLRRNSCAETVRRNSCAETAAQIQLRRYSCAETAAQKQLRRNSCAETAAQKQLRRNSCSETAAQKQLRRNSCAGTAAQEQLRRNSCAGTAAQEQLRRNSYAGTAAQEQLRRNSCAGTAAQEQLRRNSCAGTAAQKQLRRNSCAETAAQKQREVSSENQKQLRRSGCAGTAAQKRLRRSGCAEAAAQKRLRRSGCAEADAQKRLRRNGCAEAAAQKRLRRSGCAEAAAQKRLRRSGCAEAAAQKRLRRSGCAETAAQKRLRSNGCAETAAQKRLRRNGCADTAAQKRLRRSGCAEAAAQKRLRTSGCAEAAAQKRLRRSGCAEAAAQKRLRRSGCAEAAAQKRLRRSGCAEAAAQKRLRRNGCAETAAQKRLRSSSCAEAAAQKQLRRNSCADAAAQKQLRRNSCAETAAQKRLRRSGCAEAAAQKRLRRSGCAEAAARKRLRGNGCAEAAAQKRLRRSGCAEAAAQKRLRRSGCAETAAQKRLRRNGCAETAAQKRMRRNGCAETAAQKRLRRNGCAETAAQKRLRRNGCAETAAQIRLRRYSCADTAAQKQLRRYSCAETAAQEQLRRNSCAETAAQKQLRRNSCAGTAAQEQLRRNSCAGTAAQKQLRRNSCAGTAAQEQLRSNSCAETAAQKQLRRNSCRNSCAETAAQKQRRRNSGAETAAQKHSIASGYRSKRLRRSGCAEAAAQKRLRRSGCAEAAAQKRLRRSGCAEAAAQKRLRSSGCAKRLRRNGCAEAAAQKRLRRSGCAEAAAQKRLRRSGCAEAAAQKRLRRSGCAEAAAQKRLRRSGCAEAAAQKRLRRNGCAETAAQKRLRRNGCAETAAQIRLRRNGCAGTAAQERLRRNGCAGTAAQERLRRNGFAGTAAQQRLRRSGCAEAAAQKRLRSSGCAEAAAQKRLRRSGCAEAAAQKRLRRSGCAEAAAQKRLRRSGCAEAAAQKRLRRSGCAETAAQKRLRRNGCAETAAQERLRRNGCAETAAQKRLRRNGCAETTAQKQLRRSSCAEAAAQNQLRRSSCAEAAAQKQLRRSSCAETAAQIQLRRYSCADTAAQKRLRRNGCAETAAQKRLRRNGCADTAAQKRLRRNGCAETNAQKRLRRSGCAEAAAQKRLRRSGCAEAAAQKRLRRYGCAETAAQKRLRRNGCAETAAQKRLRSNGCAVTAAQERLRRNGCAETYAQKRLRRNGCAETAAQKRLRRNGCAETAAQKRLRRNGCAETAAQKRLRRNGCAETAAQKRLRRNGCAETAAQKQLRRNSCAETAAQKQLRRSSCAETAAQKQLRRNSCAETAAQKQLRRNSAQKQLRRNSCAETAAQIQLRRYSCADTAAQKQLRRNSCADTAAQIQLRRNSCAETAAQKQLRRNSCAETAAQEQLHRNSCAETAAQKQLRRNSCAGTAAQKQLAGTAAQEQLRRNSCAGTAAQEQLHRNSCAGTAAQEQLRRNSCAGTAAQKQLRRNSCAETAAQKQRRRNTL, from the exons atgctgttgcagtggagtctcatcagaaaatcagaaacagctgcgcagaagcggctgcgcaggaacagctgcgcagaagcggctgcgcagaagcggctgcgcagaagcggctgcgcagaagcggctgcgcagaagcggctgcgcagaagcggctgcgcagaagcggctgcgcagaagcggctgcgcagaaacgactgcgcagaaacggctgcgcagaagcggctgcgcagaagcagctgcgcagaatcagctgcgcagaatcagctgcgcagaagcagctgcgcagaagcagctgcgcagaagcagctgcgcagaaacagctgtgcagaagcagctgcgcagatacagctgcgcagatacagctgcgcagaaacggctgcgcagaaacggctgcgcagaaacggctgcgctgatacggctgcgcagaaacggctgcgcagaaacggctgcgcagaaacggctgcgcagaagcggctgcgcagaagcggctgcgcagaagcggctgcgcagaagcggctgcgcagaagcggctgcgcagaaacggctgcgcagatacggctgcgcagaaacggctgcgcagaaacggctgcgcagaaacggctgcgcagaaacggctgcgcagaaacggctgcgcagaaacggctgcgcagaaacgtatgcgcagaaacggctgcgcagaaacggctgcgcagaaacggctgcgcagaaacggctgcgcagaaacggctgcgcagaaacggctgcgcagaaacggctgcgcagaaacggctgcacagaaacggctgcgcagaaacggctgcgcagaaacggctgcgcagaaacggctgcgcagaaacggctgcgcagaaacggctgcgcagaaacggctgcgcagaaacagctgcgcagaaacagctgcgcagaaacagctgcgcagaaacagtgcgcagaaacagctgcgcagaaacagctgcgcagatacagctgcgcagatacagctgcgcagaaacagctgcgcagaaacagctgcgcagaaacagctgcgcagaaacagctgcgcagaaacagctgcgcaggaacagctgctcagaaacagctgcgcagaaacagctgcgcagaaacagctgcgcaggaacagctgcgcaggaacagctgcgcagaaacagctgcgcaggaacagctgcgcaggaacagctgcgcaggaacagctacgcaggaacagctgcgcaggaacagctgcgcaggaacagctgcgcaggaacagctgcacaggaacagctgcgcaggaacagctgcgcaggaacagctgcgcagaaacagctgcgcagaaacagctgcgcagaaacagcggcgcagaaacagcg tgaagtctcatcagaaaatcagaaacagctgcgcagaagcggctgcgcaggaacagctgcgcagaagcggctgcgcagaagcggctgcgcagaagcggctgcgcagaagcggctgcgcagaagcggctgcgcagaagcggatgcgcagaaacggctgcgcagaaacggctgcgcagaagcggctgcgcagaagcggctgcgcagaagcggctgcgcagaagcggctgcgcagaagcggctgcgcagaagcggctgcgcagaagcggctgcgcagaagcggctgcgcagaagcggctgcgcagaaacggctgcgcagaaacggctgcgcagtaacggctgcgcagaaacggctgcgcagaaacggctgcgcagaaacggctgcgcagatacggctgcgcagaagcggctgcgcagaagcggctgcgcagaagcggctgcgcagaagcggctgcgcacaagcggctgcgcagaagcggctgcgcagaagcggctgcgcagaagcggctgcgcagaagcggctgcgcagaagcggctgcgcagaagcggctgcgcagaagcggctgcgcagaagcggctgcgcagaagcggctgcgcagaagcggctgcgcagaagcggctgcgcagaaacggctgcgcagaaacggctgcgcagaaacggctgcgcagcagcagctgcgcagaagcagctgcgcagaagcagctgcgcagaaacagctgcgcagatgcagctgcgcagaaacagctgcgcagaaacagctgcgcagaaacagctgcgcagaagcggctgcgcagaagcggctgcgcagaagcggctgcgcagaagcggctgcgcagaagcggctgcgcggaagcggctgcgcggaagcggctgcgcggaaacggctgcgcagaagcggctgcgcagaagcggctgcgcagaagcggctgcgcagaagcggctgcgcagaagcggctgcgcagaagcggctgcgcagaaacggctgcgcagaaacggctgcgcagaaacggctgcgcagaaacggctgcgcagaaacgtatgcgcagaaacggctgcgcagaaacggctgcgcagaaacggctgcgcagaaacggctgcgcagaaacggctgcgcagaaacggctgcgcagaaacggctgcgcagaaacggctgcgcagatacggctgcgcagatacagctgcgcagatacagctgcgcagaaacagctgcgcagatacagctgcgcagaaacagctgcgcaggaacagctgcgcaggaacagctgcgcagaaacagctgcgcagaaacagctgcgcagaaacagctgcgcaggaacagctgcgcaggaacagctgcgcaggaacagctgcgcaggaacagctgcgcagaaacagctgcgcaggaacagctgcgcaggaacagctgcgcaggaacagctgcgcagcaacagctgcgcagaaacagctgcgcagaaacagctgcgcagaaacagctgcagaaacagctgcgcagaaacagcggcgcagaaacagcggcgcagaaacagcggcgcagaaacagcggcgcagaaacactctatagcctccggttacaggagc aagcggctgcgcagaagcggctgcgcagaagcggctgcgcagaagcggctgcgcagaagcggctgcgcagaagcggctgcgcagaagcggctgcgcagaagcggctgcgcagaagcggctgcgcagaagcggctgcgcagtagcggctgcgca aaacggctgcgcagaaacggctgcgcagaagcggctgcgcagaagcggctgcgcagaagcggctgcgcagaagcggctgcgcagaagcggctgcgcagaagcggctgcgcagaagcggctgcgcagaagcggctgcgcagaagcggctgcgcagaagcggctgcgcagaagcggctgcgcagaagcggctgcgcagaagcggctgcgcagaaacggctgcgcagaaacggctgcgcagaaacggctgcgcagaaacggctgcgcagaaacggctgcgcagaaacggctgcgcagatacggctgcgcaggaacggctgcgcaggaacggctgcgcaggaacggctgcgcaggaacggctgcgcaggaacggctgcgcaggaacggctgcgcaggaacggcttcgcaggaacggctgcgcagcagcggctgcgcagaagcggctgcgcagaagcggctgcgcagaagcggctgcgcagtagcggctgcgcagaagcggctgcgcagaagcggctgcgcagaagcggctgcgcagaagcggctgcgcagaagcggctgcgcagaagcggctgcgcagaagcggctgcgcagaagcggctgcgcagaagcggctgcgcagaagcggctgcgcagaagcggctgcgcagaagcggctgcgcagaaacggctgcgcagaaacggctgcgcagaaacggctgcgcagaaacggctgcgcaggaacggctgcgcagaaacggctgcgcagaaacggctgcgcagaaacggctgcgcagaaacggctgcgcagaaacgactgcgcagaaacagctgcgcagaagcagctgcgcagaagcagctgcgcagaatcagctgcgcagaagcagctgcgcagaagcagctgcgcagaagcagctgcgcagaagcagctgcgcagaaacagctgcgcagatacagctgcgcagatacagctgcgcagatacagctgcgcagaaacggctgcgcagaaacggctgcgcagaaacggctgcgcagaaacggctgcgcagaaacggctgcgctgatacggctgcgcagaaacggctgcgcagaaacggctgcgcagaaacgaatgcgcagaagcggctgcgcagaagcggctgcgcagaagcggctgcgcagaagcggctgcgcagaagcggctgcgcagaagcggctgcgcagaaacggctgcgcagatacggctgcgcagaaacggctgcgcagaaacggctgcgcagaaacggctgcgcagaaacggctgcgcagaaacggctgcgcagtaacggctgcgcagtaacggctgcgcaggaacggctgcgcagaaacggctgcgcagaaacgtatgcgcaaaaacggctgcgcagaaacggctgcgcagaaacggctgcgcagaaacggctgcgcagaaacggctgcgcagaaacggctgcgcagaaacggctgcgcagaaacggctgcgcagaaacggctgcgcagaaacggctgcgcagaaacggctgcgcagaaacggctgcgcagaaacggctgcgcagaaacggctgcgcagaaacggctgcgcagaaacagctgcgcagaaacagctgcgcagaaacagctgcgcagaaacagctgcgcagaagcagctgcgcagaaacagctgcgcagaagcagctgcgcagaaacagctgcgcagaaacagctgcgcagaaacagctgcgcagaaacagtgcgcagaaacagctgcgcagaaacagctgcgcagaaacagctgcgcagatacagctgcgcagatacagctgcgcagatacagctgcgcagaaacagctgcgcagaaacagctgcgcagatacagctgcgcagatacagctgcgcagaaacagctgcgcagaaacagctgcgcagaaacagctgcgcagaaacagctgcgcagaaacagctgcgcaggaacagctgcacagaaacagctgcgcagaaacagctgcgcagaaacagctgcgcaggaacagctgcgcaggaacagctgcgcagaaacagcttgcaggaacagctgcgcaggaacagctacgcaggaacagctgcgcaggaacagctgcgcaggaacagctgcacaggaacagctgcgcaggaacagctgcgcaggaacagctgcgcaggaacagctgcgcaggaacagctgcgcagaaacagctgcgcagaaacagctgcgcagaaacagcggcgcagaaacagcggcgcagaaacactctatag